TCTTTGCCGGAAATATGTATCTGAAGATGTGGAGCAATGCTTCGGGGGATGTCTCGAAAGAGTTACAGGCTATCGGTCAGGCGCTTGCCGGAAAGATCGATGCCGGAGCCGGTTATCCTGCCGTTATCCGTTTATTTCCGGAACAGGGAAAAGTACCTTATTCGGCTGCCTATATTACCTCTAATTATATCGGCCACGAGTTTTTACGGGCTGTCTATACAATGAAGTACGAGAAGGACGGTCAGGCTTTCCAGTTGTTTGTTTTAGATGGGGGATCGCCGGATGGGGTCAAATCTGTTTTGACCCAATATGTGGCTTTCACCAAACAGTCGGATGAGTTGAAAGAGGGCGGTTTATTGATAAAAGACCGTTATAACGGAGATATACCGGTTCTTTGGAAAGGGCGTTATCTGGTTGGTCTTTATAATGAGAATGGAGACACGATTGCCGGTACTGATGCATTACTGGAAGAGCTGGCAGATAAATTATAAATGATATGTCTGATTTTGATAAGGAAGATTTTGTAGCAGCCGTCCATCAGATGGTGAAGACTGTTCCGTATGGACGTGCCACCAGTTATGGTGCGATAGCCCGTGCGATCGGCTATCCGAATATGTCGAGGATGGTCGGCAAGGTAATGGGGAATTGTTCGGAGGTAGGTGTTCCTGCTTACCGGGTAGTGAACAGTCAGGGAGTGTTATCCGGTAAAGATGCTTTCAGTACGCCGACCGAGATGCAGGAAAAGTTGGAAAAAGAAGGCATACGGGTAGAAAACAACCGTATCAAAGACTGGAAGAAGGTTTTTTGGAATCCGCTGGATGAGATATTATTTGTTCCCTAAAGTATTCAACTAGCAATCAGCCTATGGGTTATTAACCCCAAAGTCCTTTCTTTTTAACCTGAAAGAT
This is a stretch of genomic DNA from Parabacteroides chongii. It encodes these proteins:
- a CDS encoding DUF6599 family protein; this translates as MKQINYLLLFFLLSFCSLKAQTPDELKSWLPSVDGWTISGEIEVFNPDNLFDRINGAAPLFLENNFREMTSMEYKKGTDYITIQAYRHATPEDAFGMYSSERSSDLEFLPVGGEAQGDKTNLYFFAGNMYLKMWSNASGDVSKELQAIGQALAGKIDAGAGYPAVIRLFPEQGKVPYSAAYITSNYIGHEFLRAVYTMKYEKDGQAFQLFVLDGGSPDGVKSVLTQYVAFTKQSDELKEGGLLIKDRYNGDIPVLWKGRYLVGLYNENGDTIAGTDALLEELADKL
- a CDS encoding MGMT family protein; the encoded protein is MSDFDKEDFVAAVHQMVKTVPYGRATSYGAIARAIGYPNMSRMVGKVMGNCSEVGVPAYRVVNSQGVLSGKDAFSTPTEMQEKLEKEGIRVENNRIKDWKKVFWNPLDEILFVP